One stretch of Pedobacter riviphilus DNA includes these proteins:
- a CDS encoding lysophospholipid acyltransferase family protein, protein MIKRGIAHVGVFFLYLLSLLPLSLLFFFARLLYYLLYYVIGYRKKVVRQNLTLSFPEKSSAEIKVIEKKFFLYLAELIFEIIKMTSISKAEILKRVKFTGLEQLETHFKTGESVLACTGHYGNWELGTLALGLSISAKTMVIFKPIKNKIFETWFDCLRTKYGNIFMPMRQTLRGIAAYKNIPTLLCFASDQSPTREETKYFVDFLHQPTAALLGVEKIAKSTKRPIYYFKVNVVKKGYYHIEVLPMCLDPERMHEFEITDLHFKFLENIIKEQPQYWLWSHKRWKFKPE, encoded by the coding sequence ATGATTAAAAGAGGGATTGCGCACGTTGGCGTATTTTTTTTATACCTGTTATCGCTGCTGCCTTTATCTCTGCTCTTTTTTTTTGCAAGATTACTATATTATCTGCTTTATTACGTAATAGGCTATCGAAAAAAAGTTGTCAGACAGAATTTAACCCTTTCTTTTCCTGAAAAGTCTTCAGCCGAAATTAAGGTTATAGAGAAAAAATTCTTCCTGTATTTGGCTGAACTTATCTTCGAAATTATTAAAATGACCAGTATTTCGAAAGCTGAAATCTTAAAAAGGGTAAAGTTTACTGGTTTGGAACAACTGGAGACTCATTTTAAAACAGGAGAAAGTGTATTAGCCTGTACCGGCCATTATGGCAACTGGGAATTAGGCACATTAGCGCTTGGCCTGAGCATATCAGCCAAAACTATGGTTATTTTTAAACCCATCAAAAATAAAATTTTCGAAACCTGGTTTGATTGTTTGCGGACCAAGTATGGAAATATTTTTATGCCTATGCGGCAAACGTTGCGCGGGATAGCCGCTTATAAAAACATACCAACACTTTTATGTTTTGCGAGCGACCAATCACCTACCAGAGAAGAAACCAAATATTTTGTAGATTTTCTGCATCAACCTACTGCAGCGCTTTTAGGCGTAGAAAAAATTGCAAAATCTACTAAAAGACCAATATATTATTTTAAAGTTAATGTAGTTAAAAAGGGCTACTACCATATAGAAGTTTTGCCCATGTGCCTGGATCCGGAACGAATGCATGAATTCGAGATTACTGATCTGCACTTTAAGTTTTTAGAAAATATTATTAAAGAACAGCCGCAATATTGGCTTTGGAGCCATAAGCGCTGGAAATTTAAACCCGAATAA
- a CDS encoding WbqC family protein: MQNTAILPLFYLPPVGYFSLLQKLGEDFLIEKHEHLAKQTYRNRASIYSPNGKLDITVPVVKGSKTHTQMKDVRISYDFKWQRLHWMSLESCYRSSAYFEFYEDELSRFYNQKFEFLFDYNLELVEWLSKS; encoded by the coding sequence ATGCAGAATACAGCTATACTTCCATTATTTTATCTTCCACCAGTGGGCTATTTTAGTTTATTACAAAAACTGGGAGAGGATTTTTTAATTGAAAAACACGAGCATTTAGCGAAGCAGACTTATCGTAACAGAGCCAGTATTTATTCGCCCAATGGAAAACTGGATATTACCGTTCCAGTGGTTAAAGGCTCAAAAACACACACGCAAATGAAAGATGTACGGATTAGTTATGATTTTAAATGGCAACGTTTACATTGGATGAGCTTAGAAAGTTGCTATAGAAGTTCGGCCTATTTTGAGTTTTATGAAGATGAACTTTCGCGATTTTATAATCAAAAATTCGAATTCCTTTTCGATTATAACCTCGAATTGGTAGAATGGCTCTCCAAAAGTTAA
- a CDS encoding WbqC family protein yields MNPKKEEDIVKNKPYYQVFEDRHQFLPNLSIVDLLFNQGPQARLYL; encoded by the coding sequence ATGAATCCTAAAAAAGAGGAAGATATTGTAAAAAATAAGCCATATTATCAGGTTTTTGAAGATAGACATCAATTTTTACCCAACTTAAGTATTGTTGATTTGTTGTTTAACCAGGGTCCGCAAGCCCGGCTATATTTATAA
- the corA gene encoding magnesium/cobalt transporter CorA, which produces MGKNKPRNRHKHYKVPAPGTSPGLYTIDEEALKPIIVLHIYNDKSYKKVELENINNIDKLIENKDFCYWFDIKGLADPNIFETLYSKLGISRLVLEDITSSYQRPKLDEYDNDKYIFAVSRHLFLNEENILNNDQVSFILSERTLITFQETYADCFEPVRKRLEIGKGNIRIGGISYLMYAIMDVIVDNYFALLNFWGEELDAIEDRLYDQPDKRIMYDTQAIKRSLIMIRKVAWPERDKLNDIIRTDSPLISDLTKTYMKDAYDHCIQIIDFIESLKEIASANIDMNLSIISNRMNEIMKVLTIISSIFIPLTFIAGIYGMNFSREDPTTGKILKDNMPELYAEHGYLYTWIVMAVIAVLQVIYFWRKGWFK; this is translated from the coding sequence ATGGGAAAAAACAAACCGCGTAACCGCCATAAGCACTATAAAGTTCCAGCCCCAGGTACCAGTCCGGGTTTATACACTATTGATGAAGAAGCATTAAAACCAATTATTGTACTTCATATTTATAACGATAAGAGTTATAAAAAAGTGGAATTGGAAAACATTAATAATATTGATAAACTGATTGAAAATAAGGATTTTTGTTATTGGTTTGATATTAAAGGACTGGCAGATCCTAATATATTCGAAACACTTTATTCAAAATTAGGTATCAGCAGGCTTGTATTAGAAGATATTACCAGTTCTTACCAGCGACCCAAGCTAGATGAATATGATAATGACAAGTACATTTTTGCAGTGAGCAGGCATCTGTTTTTAAATGAGGAGAATATTTTAAATAATGATCAGGTCTCTTTTATCCTCTCTGAACGTACATTGATTACCTTTCAGGAAACTTATGCCGATTGTTTTGAGCCTGTAAGAAAACGATTGGAAATAGGGAAGGGGAACATCCGTATTGGCGGCATTAGTTATCTGATGTATGCCATTATGGATGTAATTGTAGATAATTATTTCGCCTTATTAAATTTTTGGGGTGAAGAATTAGATGCAATTGAAGACCGCTTATATGATCAGCCTGATAAAAGGATCATGTATGATACACAAGCCATTAAAAGATCGTTGATCATGATCCGAAAAGTAGCCTGGCCAGAAAGAGATAAACTTAACGATATTATCCGCACCGATAGCCCGTTAATATCCGACCTGACCAAAACTTACATGAAGGATGCTTACGATCATTGTATCCAGATTATTGATTTCATTGAATCCCTAAAAGAGATTGCATCGGCCAATATTGATATGAATTTATCCATTATCAGTAACCGGATGAACGAAATCATGAAGGTTTTGACCATCATTTCGTCCATATTTATTCCATTAACCTTTATTGCAGGGATTTATGGGATGAACTTTAGTCGGGAAGACCCTACAACCGGAAAGATATTGAAAGATAACATGCCAGAATTATATGCCGAACATGGTTATTTATACACCTGGATTGTAATGGCTGTGATTGCGGTTTTACAAGTGATTTATTTTTGGCGTAAAGGTTGGTTTAAATAG
- the mgtE gene encoding magnesium transporter produces the protein MQSFEIDKSDVLKVKNAILAGDETLKVVLEEYHASEIAILFERLDKSEQQHIINLLPAEIASEIISEMDEESHPEDLLFQLHPDKRTEIVEELDYDDATDIISQLEDHEQNEILEDLTEDHASEIRNLLTYDEKTAGGLMNTELICVNINLTKKDAIDEIIRQSEEMEEFYTIYVVDDEEIFKGIVSLKDIIKAKHNAKITELVKVDAVYVHPDTDQEEVANLISQYNLTSIPVIDDHQKLLGRVTFDDVIDVMEAESTEDILKISGVSEDEELSGNWVEAVKSRLPWLIINLGTAFLASSVVRYFDPTIKLIPSLAAYMTIIAGMGGNAATQALAVTVRRISLYDLTDKQAYRTVLKEFTVGLINGAANGLIVFIFAFFFDGNPMLGLVIFLAMTGNLIIAGITGAGIPLILKRVGIDPAIASSIIITTFTDVFGFLLILGLASKLLL, from the coding sequence ATGCAGTCATTCGAAATAGATAAAAGCGACGTACTCAAGGTTAAAAATGCAATTTTAGCTGGCGATGAAACTTTAAAAGTAGTTTTAGAGGAGTATCATGCCTCAGAAATCGCGATTTTGTTTGAGCGTTTGGATAAATCCGAACAACAGCATATTATCAACCTGCTTCCTGCAGAAATAGCATCTGAGATTATTTCCGAGATGGATGAAGAGTCCCATCCCGAGGATTTACTTTTTCAGCTTCACCCTGATAAACGCACTGAGATAGTTGAAGAACTGGATTATGATGATGCAACAGACATTATATCTCAGCTGGAAGATCATGAACAGAATGAAATCTTAGAGGACCTTACCGAAGATCATGCTTCAGAAATCAGGAACCTTTTAACCTACGACGAAAAAACTGCTGGTGGTTTGATGAACACAGAACTGATCTGTGTAAACATAAACCTCACCAAAAAAGATGCAATTGACGAGATTATCCGCCAGAGCGAAGAAATGGAAGAGTTTTATACCATTTACGTAGTTGATGACGAGGAGATTTTTAAAGGTATAGTTTCGTTAAAAGATATCATTAAAGCAAAACACAATGCCAAGATAACAGAGTTGGTTAAGGTCGATGCCGTTTATGTACATCCTGATACCGATCAGGAAGAAGTAGCCAACCTGATTTCGCAGTATAACTTAACCAGTATTCCGGTAATAGATGATCATCAAAAATTACTCGGAAGGGTAACTTTCGATGATGTGATCGATGTAATGGAAGCAGAAAGTACAGAAGATATCTTAAAAATTTCGGGGGTATCAGAAGATGAGGAGTTGAGTGGTAACTGGGTAGAAGCCGTAAAATCACGTTTACCTTGGCTAATTATCAATTTGGGCACAGCTTTCTTAGCATCATCTGTAGTGCGTTACTTCGATCCGACGATTAAACTAATTCCTTCTTTAGCAGCCTATATGACAATTATTGCTGGGATGGGCGGCAATGCTGCTACCCAGGCACTTGCAGTAACGGTAAGGCGTATTTCGTTATATGATTTAACAGATAAACAGGCTTACAGGACCGTTTTAAAAGAATTTACCGTAGGCTTAATTAATGGTGCAGCTAACGGATTAATTGTATTTATTTTTGCCTTCTTTTTCGACGGAAACCCAATGCTCGGTTTGGTTATCTTCCTGGCTATGACAGGTAATTTGATTATTGCGGGCATTACCGGTGCAGGTATTCCACTTATTTTAAAACGCGTAGGTATCGACCCCGCCATTGCATCATCTATAATTATTACTACTTTTACCGATGTTTTTGGTTTCCTATTAATTTTAGGGCTGGCCAGCAAACTTTTATTATAA
- a CDS encoding organic hydroperoxide resistance protein, with amino-acid sequence MEKLYTAEVTATGGRDGHIKSSDGILDFDLRKPKELGGQGGATNPEELFAAAWGPCYLGALGGVAAREGIDVSEANVKVLVSFNKDGNAFVLSADLDVHIPGISHEEAQALADKAHRACPYSKATRGNIEVRVTAV; translated from the coding sequence ATGGAAAAGCTATATACAGCTGAAGTTACAGCTACTGGTGGAAGAGACGGACACATTAAATCTAGTGATGGAATTTTAGATTTCGATTTAAGAAAACCAAAAGAACTTGGCGGACAAGGTGGTGCTACAAATCCTGAAGAATTGTTTGCTGCTGCCTGGGGACCATGTTATTTGGGTGCGTTAGGCGGTGTAGCAGCGCGTGAAGGTATTGATGTTAGCGAAGCAAACGTGAAGGTTTTGGTTTCTTTTAATAAAGACGGAAATGCTTTCGTACTTTCAGCAGATCTGGACGTTCATATTCCAGGTATTTCGCATGAGGAAGCACAAGCTTTGGCTGATAAAGCGCATAGAGCCTGTCCATATTCTAAAGCAACCAGAGGAAATATCGAGGTAAGGGTTACTGCGGTATAG
- a CDS encoding FUSC family protein, with product MSTYFADGLRITIGVLLPSLIFAQFGMLKYGMTLSLGALCVSVVDSPGPMVHRRNAMLITSVLIFTFSIITGLTNKNHYFIGFLLAISSFVFSMFYIYGIRAASVGTAVLLIMVLSIDDIRPWQDVLLYAIMVLAGSLWYTGLSYFVYRLRPFRLVQQSLSDSILEVAEFLREKAKFYHQNNNYDKTYSDLLQLQVSVHEKQDAVRELLFRTREIVRDSTPEGRFLLLVFVDMVDLFEQVMSTYYHYQQLHDQFDKVGILSDYEMAIKRISYALDDIAFALKSGGTPVVSKRLLIEIERLKIKINDLERNNQNQEYNTLGIIALKNIEVNIENILARVKTIFSYFKIRNSKDIRQAEVDTEKFITRQKFDFKLFTENLTYTSSTFRHSLRVTVVMLLGFIVAQMLNFSHSYWILLTILVISKPGFSLTKERNYQRLIGTTVGAFIGMGVITYIHDRNTLFVILLICMIGCYSFQRKNYVVSVLFMTPYILILFDFLGMGSIALARERIYDTFIGSGIALLASYSLFPTWEYEKLKEAMIDILKANKAYYEQVIKLYFEKNYDKTEYKLARKEVYVSTANLASLFQRMFSEPKSKQLFIKEVHQFTALSHLLSSYIATLSLYNKEHQFIFESFDALKPIANNTNYLLDTSIDNLEQGTGTIDNVPLIRLNDNGLVIKKGEDLVPEQFDLIQKVAYDIYKLLVKIKI from the coding sequence TTGAGTACGTATTTTGCTGATGGTCTCCGCATTACTATTGGCGTACTGCTCCCCTCCTTAATTTTTGCCCAGTTTGGCATGTTAAAGTATGGGATGACTTTATCGTTAGGCGCTTTATGTGTAAGCGTGGTAGATAGTCCGGGGCCAATGGTGCACCGAAGAAACGCCATGTTAATTACCTCTGTGCTCATCTTTACCTTCTCTATCATAACAGGCCTAACCAACAAAAACCACTATTTTATCGGCTTTTTATTGGCCATATCAAGTTTTGTGTTTTCGATGTTTTACATCTATGGCATCAGGGCTGCATCGGTTGGCACTGCCGTTCTGCTGATTATGGTTTTGAGCATTGATGATATCCGCCCTTGGCAGGATGTATTGTTATATGCGATTATGGTACTGGCCGGAAGCTTATGGTATACTGGTTTAAGTTATTTTGTATATCGGTTACGTCCTTTTCGTTTGGTACAGCAATCGTTAAGCGATTCTATTTTAGAAGTTGCAGAATTTCTGCGCGAAAAAGCTAAGTTTTATCACCAAAATAACAATTACGATAAAACTTATTCAGATCTGTTACAACTTCAGGTTTCTGTTCACGAAAAACAAGATGCCGTAAGGGAATTACTATTCAGAACCCGCGAAATCGTAAGAGATTCTACTCCTGAGGGTAGATTTTTGTTATTGGTATTTGTAGATATGGTCGACCTGTTTGAGCAGGTAATGTCTACCTATTATCATTACCAGCAACTGCATGATCAGTTTGATAAAGTGGGTATATTATCAGATTATGAAATGGCCATTAAGCGGATTTCTTATGCGCTTGATGATATTGCATTTGCATTAAAAAGCGGTGGAACACCTGTTGTTTCAAAACGTTTATTGATTGAGATCGAAAGATTAAAGATCAAAATCAACGATCTGGAAAGGAATAATCAAAACCAGGAGTACAATACCCTGGGCATTATTGCCCTAAAAAATATTGAGGTAAACATCGAAAACATATTGGCAAGGGTTAAAACCATCTTTAGTTATTTTAAAATCAGAAATAGCAAAGATATTAGACAGGCCGAGGTAGATACAGAAAAATTTATCACCAGACAAAAATTCGATTTTAAATTGTTTACAGAGAATTTAACGTATACCTCTTCTACTTTCAGGCATTCGTTACGGGTTACAGTGGTAATGCTTTTGGGTTTTATAGTTGCTCAAATGCTCAATTTCTCGCACAGTTACTGGATTCTCCTCACCATTCTGGTTATTTCGAAACCAGGATTTAGTTTAACCAAAGAACGTAATTATCAGCGTTTAATCGGCACCACAGTTGGGGCGTTTATTGGCATGGGCGTAATTACTTACATCCACGATCGGAATACTTTATTTGTGATCTTACTAATATGCATGATTGGCTGTTATAGTTTCCAAAGGAAAAATTATGTAGTAAGTGTACTCTTTATGACGCCGTATATCTTAATCCTATTCGATTTTCTGGGTATGGGATCGATCGCGCTGGCACGTGAAAGGATTTATGATACTTTTATTGGCTCAGGCATTGCGTTATTGGCCAGTTATTCTTTATTTCCGACTTGGGAGTATGAAAAGCTTAAAGAGGCCATGATTGATATCTTAAAAGCAAATAAGGCATATTACGAGCAAGTGATTAAGCTGTATTTTGAGAAAAATTACGACAAAACAGAATATAAACTGGCGAGAAAAGAAGTGTATGTAAGTACGGCAAATTTGGCTTCCCTGTTTCAAAGAATGTTTTCTGAACCAAAAAGCAAACAGTTGTTTATTAAAGAGGTGCATCAGTTTACTGCGCTCAGCCATTTATTGTCTTCTTATATTGCAACACTTTCGCTCTACAATAAGGAACATCAATTTATCTTCGAGAGTTTCGATGCGCTAAAGCCGATTGCCAATAACACCAATTATTTATTGGATACCTCTATTGATAATCTGGAGCAAGGAACCGGTACAATAGATAATGTGCCATTAATCAGGCTAAATGATAATGGTTTAGTGATAAAAAAAGGTGAAGATTTGGTACCAGAGCAATTCGATCTTATCCAGAAGGTAGCTTACGATATTTATAAGCTACTAGTGAAAATCAAGATTTAG
- a CDS encoding PhoH family protein: MAKKGKSISNPSKKIFVLDTSVILYDHDAINNFHEHDVAIPIQVLEELDNFKSGNDTRNFEARSFIRLIDETSKQKLISDWISLKSPGSGKFKVVLNESPLTINAEEVYGKGKTDHKILNAALSLKEEYPDKKVVLVSKDICLRLKAKALDLNAEDYETGKIKNVDELYAGKTELIDFPIEIIEEVKKQPFIDAGEIELPPKNANHFYILKNKRKTANVFYNNSLKTISAVSTDSIFKIKPKNIEQAFAIHALLDPEIKLVSIQGNAGTGKTLLALASALEQRKNFRQIYVTRPIVSLSNKDIGFLPGDAKSKTDPFMAPIWDNLRFIKEQFIGDDKMSEKIDELIVTEKIAIAPLAFIRGRTLTKIFFIIDEAQNLTPHEVKTIISRAGEHTKIVFTGDIYQIDTPYLDSESNGLSYLIENAKNHPLYAHITLHKGERSELANLANELL; this comes from the coding sequence ATGGCCAAAAAAGGTAAATCAATCTCCAATCCGTCAAAAAAGATATTCGTTTTAGATACCTCAGTTATTTTATACGATCATGATGCGATAAATAATTTCCATGAGCACGATGTAGCCATTCCCATTCAGGTTTTAGAAGAGCTCGATAATTTTAAAAGCGGTAACGATACGCGGAATTTTGAGGCCAGAAGTTTTATCCGCCTTATTGATGAAACTTCAAAACAAAAACTGATCAGCGATTGGATTTCGTTGAAAAGTCCAGGATCAGGAAAATTTAAGGTAGTTTTAAATGAAAGCCCACTAACCATAAATGCGGAAGAAGTGTATGGAAAAGGTAAAACTGACCATAAGATTTTAAATGCAGCATTAAGTTTAAAAGAAGAATATCCAGATAAAAAAGTCGTACTGGTATCGAAAGACATCTGCCTGCGGTTAAAAGCAAAAGCTTTGGATTTAAATGCAGAAGATTACGAAACAGGTAAGATTAAAAACGTAGATGAGCTTTATGCTGGGAAGACCGAACTTATAGATTTTCCAATCGAGATAATTGAGGAAGTAAAAAAACAGCCTTTTATCGATGCTGGTGAGATCGAATTACCGCCAAAAAACGCTAACCACTTCTATATTTTAAAGAACAAGAGAAAAACGGCAAACGTATTTTATAACAATAGTTTAAAAACAATTTCTGCGGTATCAACCGATTCGATATTTAAAATAAAACCAAAAAATATTGAACAGGCATTTGCTATCCACGCGCTTTTAGATCCTGAAATTAAGCTGGTGAGCATACAGGGGAACGCTGGGACAGGCAAAACATTATTGGCTTTGGCAAGCGCATTAGAACAGCGTAAAAACTTTAGGCAGATTTATGTTACCCGACCGATTGTTTCCCTGAGCAATAAAGACATCGGTTTCCTACCAGGGGATGCAAAATCGAAAACCGATCCTTTTATGGCGCCCATTTGGGATAATCTGCGATTTATTAAAGAGCAGTTTATTGGCGATGATAAAATGTCGGAAAAGATTGATGAACTAATTGTAACCGAAAAAATAGCGATTGCGCCATTGGCTTTTATCCGCGGAAGAACCCTCACCAAAATTTTCTTTATCATTGATGAAGCACAGAATTTAACGCCGCATGAGGTGAAAACAATAATTTCGAGAGCAGGTGAGCATACCAAGATTGTTTTTACCGGTGATATTTACCAAATTGACACCCCTTATCTCGACTCAGAAAGTAACGGTCTTTCGTACCTGATTGAAAATGCAAAGAACCATCCGCTTTATGCGCATATCACCTTGCATAAGGGCGAAAGGAGCGAATTAGCCAATTTGGCCAATGAGTTGCTTTAA
- a CDS encoding MFS transporter — protein sequence MGGLFSRICGFGYWNCSGGLIRVILPKIGEKKAVYFGLILYIIGFIAFAFASKGWMMFAFMLPYGLAGIGGPAMQGLISNQVPANAQGEMQGVLTGLQSLAAIFAPWVMTHIFAYFIEGKAPVYFPGAPFILSAVLTLIGLFIAIRALQKYH from the coding sequence ATGGGTGGGTTATTCTCTAGGATTTGTGGGTTTGGTTATTGGAATTGTTCAGGGGGATTAATCAGAGTAATTTTACCAAAAATTGGAGAAAAGAAAGCCGTTTATTTTGGTCTCATTTTATATATCATCGGCTTTATTGCTTTCGCTTTTGCATCAAAAGGCTGGATGATGTTTGCCTTTATGCTTCCCTATGGTTTGGCAGGAATCGGCGGACCAGCTATGCAGGGACTTATTTCCAATCAGGTGCCTGCGAATGCACAGGGCGAAATGCAAGGTGTTTTAACTGGTTTACAGAGTTTAGCCGCCATATTTGCGCCTTGGGTAATGACACATATATTTGCTTATTTTATCGAAGGGAAAGCGCCGGTTTATTTTCCTGGCGCACCGTTTATACTGAGTGCAGTTTTAACTTTAATCGGATTGTTTATTGCTATTAGGGCATTGCAGAAGTATCATTAG
- a CDS encoding TCR/Tet family MFS transporter produces the protein MANEKKSAMSFIMVTLLIDFTGFGLIIPVLPKLIQDFTGGGFGLAAEYGGWLTLAYASVQFIFSPIIGAMSDRYGRRPVLLSSLFGLGVDYIFLAFAPSIIWLFVGRIIAGITGASFTTAQAYIADVSPPEKRAQNFGLVGAAFGVGFILGPVLGGVFSHFGTRVPFMIAAGLSLINWLYGYFILPESLPVEKRRAFDWKRANPIGSLRSIGKYPALAGLMATLFLLYFSSHSVQSNWTFYTMEKFKWDAAWVGYSLGFVGLVIGIVQGD, from the coding sequence ATGGCAAACGAAAAGAAATCTGCAATGAGTTTTATTATGGTTACCCTCCTGATCGATTTTACGGGCTTTGGGCTAATCATTCCGGTGTTACCAAAACTTATACAGGATTTTACCGGCGGTGGCTTTGGTTTGGCGGCAGAATATGGTGGCTGGCTCACACTTGCTTATGCATCGGTACAATTTATATTCTCTCCAATTATCGGTGCAATGAGCGATCGGTATGGACGAAGACCAGTATTATTAAGCTCTTTGTTCGGTTTAGGTGTCGATTATATTTTTTTAGCCTTTGCCCCTTCCATTATTTGGTTATTTGTAGGAAGGATTATTGCCGGTATTACAGGGGCTAGTTTTACAACCGCTCAGGCTTATATTGCAGATGTTTCGCCTCCTGAGAAAAGGGCGCAGAATTTTGGTTTGGTTGGCGCTGCATTCGGCGTTGGTTTTATTTTAGGTCCGGTTTTAGGCGGTGTTTTTAGTCATTTTGGTACCCGGGTCCCTTTTATGATTGCTGCAGGTTTATCTTTAATTAACTGGCTTTATGGGTATTTTATCCTGCCAGAATCGTTACCAGTTGAAAAACGAAGGGCGTTTGACTGGAAAAGAGCAAACCCCATCGGCTCGTTGCGGAGCATTGGTAAATATCCGGCATTAGCCGGCTTAATGGCCACGTTATTCTTATTGTATTTTTCCAGTCATTCGGTTCAATCTAACTGGACCTTTTATACCATGGAAAAATTTAAGTGGGATGCTGCATGGGTGGGTTATTCTCTAGGATTTGTGGGTTTGGTTATTGGAATTGTTCAGGGGGATTAA